A stretch of the Thermodesulfovibrionia bacterium genome encodes the following:
- a CDS encoding TIGR02757 family protein: MTGDEYNSFFRSSLKNTLEKFYRDFDFQERLKHDPIEFPHRYSTPEDIEIAAFIASSFAYGKVGLFKPVIEKILQPGGKRPASFILNFNLKKDKKYLNGIKYRFSTEDDVLCYVYMLSNALKEWGSLKELFTNHYSPEHEDIKEALTAFAGYFLSLDTSKIYGENIKPLGVTHLFPSPDKGSACKRLNLFLRWMVRTKDIDFGIWDKVPASKLIIPLDTHIARISRCLGLTARAASDWKTAKEITESLKRFDPNDPIKYDFALCHHGISGLCKGKKHKGICSSCTLFST; the protein is encoded by the coding sequence ATGACAGGCGACGAGTATAATTCATTTTTCAGATCATCTCTCAAGAACACCCTTGAAAAATTTTACAGGGACTTTGACTTCCAAGAACGGTTGAAGCATGACCCGATCGAGTTCCCGCACCGCTACTCAACCCCTGAGGATATCGAGATAGCTGCTTTTATCGCCTCGTCTTTTGCCTACGGCAAGGTGGGGCTATTCAAGCCTGTGATCGAAAAGATACTCCAGCCTGGCGGAAAGCGCCCGGCATCTTTTATTCTCAACTTTAACCTTAAGAAAGATAAAAAATATCTGAATGGTATCAAATACAGGTTCAGCACTGAGGATGATGTTCTCTGCTATGTATATATGCTGAGCAACGCTCTCAAAGAATGGGGGTCATTGAAGGAACTTTTTACTAACCATTACAGCCCTGAGCATGAGGATATTAAAGAAGCATTAACAGCTTTTGCGGGTTATTTCCTCAGCCTCGATACATCAAAAATATATGGAGAAAATATCAAACCGCTTGGAGTGACGCATCTCTTCCCGTCGCCTGATAAAGGGAGCGCATGCAAGAGGTTGAACCTTTTCCTGAGATGGATGGTAAGGACAAAGGATATCGACTTCGGCATTTGGGACAAAGTACCGGCTTCAAAACTCATCATACCTCTGGACACTCACATAGCGAGGATATCAAGGTGCCTCGGCCTCACAGCGAGGGCGGCCTCAGACTGGAAGACTGCCAAAGAGATAACAGAATCTCTGAAACGGTTTGATCCTAACGACCCGATAAAGTATGACTTTGCCCTCTGCCACCATGGGATTTCCGGACTCTGCAAAGGTAAGAAGCATAAAGGGATATGCTCTTCCTGCACGCTCTTTTCCACTTGA
- a CDS encoding ferredoxin — protein MKTPVIDYDLCIGCGTCVEVCPEVFELKGDEKAYVKAPEKCGTCNCEDAANMCPVEAITFE, from the coding sequence ATGAAAACACCGGTTATTGATTACGATCTTTGTATCGGCTGCGGCACATGTGTTGAGGTTTGCCCGGAGGTCTTTGAACTCAAGGGCGATGAAAAGGCGTATGTAAAAGCTCCCGAGAAGTGCGGTACATGCAACTGCGAGGATGCCGCGAATATGTGCCCTGTTGAGGCGATAACATTTGAGTAA
- a CDS encoding cupin domain-containing protein — translation MKTYDLKDLITFKKDKLTREMLFDSPEMRVALMCLEPGQKLTPHKAPMRLLMYVVQGKGTFTVGTEKFEADEKTCIPCDPMVEHGFDADKGEKLVVMAVVTPVDSE, via the coding sequence ATGAAGACTTATGACTTAAAGGATCTGATCACATTCAAAAAGGACAAGCTGACAAGGGAGATGCTCTTTGATTCCCCTGAGATGAGGGTCGCGCTGATGTGCCTTGAGCCCGGTCAGAAACTTACGCCTCACAAGGCTCCGATGAGGCTGCTTATGTATGTTGTGCAAGGGAAGGGCACCTTCACAGTCGGCACGGAGAAGTTCGAGGCTGACGAGAAGACATGCATCCCGTGCGACCCGATGGTTGAGCATGGCTTTGATGCTGACAAAGGGGAGAAGCTTGTTGTGATGGCGGTTGTCACGCCGGTTGATAGTGAGTAA
- a CDS encoding transcriptional repressor — MDKEKLAEKKERLSEFIKTEGLKSTRQRDVITAEFLKTDGHVTAEELYRKIIKKHKNIGFTTVYRTLKLLAKSGLAAEQVFADNLTRYESLSGEEHHDHLICLTCGSITEFQDTRLENMQIKIADDLGFQILNHKMEFYGYCSNCRK, encoded by the coding sequence ATGGACAAAGAGAAGCTTGCTGAAAAGAAGGAACGACTGAGCGAATTCATAAAGACCGAGGGGCTGAAGTCTACTCGCCAACGGGACGTCATAACTGCGGAGTTTCTGAAGACCGACGGGCATGTTACTGCTGAAGAGCTTTATAGAAAGATAATCAAAAAGCATAAGAACATCGGCTTTACGACCGTCTACAGAACTCTCAAACTACTCGCCAAGTCAGGGCTTGCGGCAGAGCAGGTATTTGCCGACAACCTCACAAGATACGAGTCTCTCTCAGGGGAAGAGCATCATGACCACCTGATATGCTTGACCTGCGGCTCGATAACGGAATTCCAAGATACCCGGCTGGAGAATATGCAGATTAAGATAGCTGACGATCTCGGCTTTCAGATCTTAAATCACAAGATGGAGTTTTACGGCTACTGCTCTAACTGCAGGAAATAA